In the genome of Halosolutus amylolyticus, the window GATAGACGCCGAGTCGCTGAACGACGCCAGTGTCCTGGATCGCCGAACTGAGCATGTACATGGCGACGATCGTGATCGTCGCGGTGCTCGCAAAGCCCGAAATCGCCGCCTGATGGCCGACGCCCGTTACGGGTTCGAGTGCCGCCAGCGAGACGATGATCCCGATCGCCGTCACGTCGTTGGGAATCGCTTCCGTGACGAACAAGGTGAGGGCGATGGCGATGAGTCCGAAGACGACCAGCGCACCCGTCGAAACGCCGTCGATCATCGGCGGCTCTGCCGGCGGAACTCACGGGCGACTGACAGTCGAGCGGACCAGTCTGTGGCCTCGAACGCCACTGTGTTCGCGTGCACACTAATTCGAGTACAGACAACTCACAAAACACTACCCCTTCACAGGGACACTGGCCCTGGTCGAAAACGGCGGGTCCCGTCTCCCGCGGATGGGCCTTCGCCGTGGCTCCCGGAGAATCTCGAGAAACTATTTACTCTCGCCCGAGAACGTGACGGACATGTACGATTACGTCGTTGTCGGCGTGGGACCGCCGGGAGCGCGCTTCGCCCGCCGGGCCGCCGAGAACGGGTACGACGTACTCGCCCTCGAGAAGGGATCGATCGGCACGCCGCTTGCCTGTTCGGGCCACGTCAGTACCGACGTCTGGGAGTTCACGGGCGAGGGAGCCCAGGCGGAACTGTTCCAGAACGAGATCTACGGCGCGCGGTTCCACGTCGGCGGCCCCCACAGCGACGCCTACCCGTTCTACAAGCGCGAGGTCGCCTCGAACGTCATCGATCGGGTCGGGCTGGACCGCCACCTCGCCGACCTCGCACGCGAGGCGGGCGCGGACGTCCGCGAGGAACACACCGTCACCTCGGTGACGGAGCACCGCGATCGGGTCGAAGTCGTCGCCAGCGGCCCGGACGGCACCGAGACGTTCGAGGCGAAGATGGTCGCCGGCTGTGACGGCCCCCGATCGCGGGTCCGGGACGCGCTCGGCCTCCCCGAACCCGGCGAACTGCTCCACGGCGTCCTCGCCTTTTCGGACGAGGAAGACGACCAGGACTTCGTCGACGTCCACCTCACCGCGCCGACCTTCTTCGCGTGGCGCATCCCCCGCGGCGACGCGGGCGTCGAGTACGGGCTGGCCGCACCGCCCGGCGTCGCGGTGACCAAACACTTCGAGGAACTGATCGACGGCTACGAGATCGACGTCTCCCACCGGTGTTCGGGAGCGATTCCGATCGGTCCGCCCGAACGAGTGACCACGCGTCGAGGCTTCCTCATCGGCGACGCGGCCGCCCAGACCAAGCCGTTCACCGGCGGCGGCATCCTCTACGGGATGACCAGCGCCGATCACGCCGCCCGGGAGATCGACCCCGATCGGCCGACGACCCTCGCGGCCTACGAACACGCCTGGCGCGACGATCTGGAGCGCGAGATGGAACTGGGCCACTGGCTCCGTCGGGCATACTCCCTCCCGGAACCGGTCCAGCGCGTCGGACTCGGGACCCTCTCGGGCGAAATCGGCGTCCACATGGACCGGCCGACCTCGCTGTTCTCGACGGAGCACCTGAAAGCGCTACTCTCGCGGATGTGACGTTCCGCTTCGGAGACCGACTCCTCGATCGGCGCAGAACCCGCCGAAACCGGCAATCTGGGCGAACGGGTGCGAACCGACCGCTCGGGCCCCATGGCGGACGGGAACGGCTGTGACCGATCCCGACCACCAACAGAGACTTATCGGTGAGCGCAGTAGAACAGGCATCGACCATGTGTGAACTCTCCCCAGACTGTTCGAGCGACGAGCACTGCCAGCTCGTCCTCAGGAACCTCGAAACCGGCAACAGAACGGTCGAGTACTACTGCAAGGCTCACCTCGTCCTGCGAGTCTGGGAGGTCGAACAGAGCGACGGGCTCGCCGCGGTCGAGGCGACCCAGCTCTAATCGGTCGCGGGCACCGATCGAGCATTCTTTCTGCCGTTTCGAGTGTGTGGAATCGAACCGATAGGCGACCGGCCGCCGACGAACGGGTGTTCGACGGCCAGCGGATCGCGGCACGAGTGTGCCGGTCACACAGTGGGTCCGCCGGGCCGTGTCAACTCGATTATCCGATCAGTAGTCTCGCCGGAGTACAGTTTCGATCGATCCTCGCGCCCTACATTCGAGTGCATCCTCGGGGCCAGACATACAGTATTAATTATGTTCTACTATATCCCCCCGGGAGACCTAT includes:
- a CDS encoding geranylgeranyl reductase family protein produces the protein MYDYVVVGVGPPGARFARRAAENGYDVLALEKGSIGTPLACSGHVSTDVWEFTGEGAQAELFQNEIYGARFHVGGPHSDAYPFYKREVASNVIDRVGLDRHLADLAREAGADVREEHTVTSVTEHRDRVEVVASGPDGTETFEAKMVAGCDGPRSRVRDALGLPEPGELLHGVLAFSDEEDDQDFVDVHLTAPTFFAWRIPRGDAGVEYGLAAPPGVAVTKHFEELIDGYEIDVSHRCSGAIPIGPPERVTTRRGFLIGDAAAQTKPFTGGGILYGMTSADHAAREIDPDRPTTLAAYEHAWRDDLEREMELGHWLRRAYSLPEPVQRVGLGTLSGEIGVHMDRPTSLFSTEHLKALLSRM